The proteins below are encoded in one region of Clostridium estertheticum:
- a CDS encoding NAD(P)/FAD-dependent oxidoreductase, whose protein sequence is MKHTLIIVGGGASGLTAALIAKDFGIDVAIIEGSDRIGKKILTTGNGRCNISNDNINNDRYHSDNPGFFADTLNSFSAADTIDFFASLGIPLVTVDGGKIFPMSMQASSVLDILRFALDEKNIPVYTNTKAKEITKTKKGFKIYSSDNSIYECDRLILAAGGKCAPKTGSDGSGYTLARQLGHDVLPQVPALVQLKLNYSRLKALSGVKFDGYGEIFINGLCIQKEFGEILFTDYGISGPPILQLSRTAARGLSKSNKVSLKIDMLPNISHEDLPKFLNKHWSLFEGRDLCDSFIGIIHKKLIPIILKEAKIEDMHKPCRDLALIEKEAIYALLKHWQFEVSGTNSFSNAQVTAGGINTKEINPRTLESNIIKNLFFAGEILDVDGDCGGFNLQWAWSSGAVAGRNASK, encoded by the coding sequence TTGAAACATACTCTTATAATAGTTGGCGGAGGCGCTTCCGGTCTAACAGCTGCTCTTATAGCTAAGGATTTCGGTATAGATGTAGCGATAATCGAAGGAAGCGATAGAATTGGTAAAAAAATATTAACTACTGGTAACGGTAGATGTAATATTAGTAATGATAATATAAATAATGATAGATACCACAGTGATAATCCTGGTTTCTTTGCAGATACTCTAAATTCTTTTTCTGCAGCGGATACTATAGATTTTTTCGCTTCTTTGGGCATACCTTTGGTAACCGTAGATGGAGGTAAAATATTCCCTATGTCTATGCAGGCCTCCTCAGTTCTTGATATATTAAGATTTGCTCTAGACGAAAAAAACATTCCTGTCTATACAAATACCAAAGCTAAGGAAATCACTAAAACTAAGAAGGGTTTTAAAATTTACAGCTCAGATAATAGTATATATGAATGTGACAGGTTGATTCTTGCTGCTGGCGGCAAATGCGCCCCTAAAACAGGTTCTGACGGCTCTGGATATACATTGGCAAGACAATTAGGTCACGATGTGCTTCCTCAAGTACCTGCCCTTGTACAGCTTAAATTAAACTATAGTAGGTTAAAAGCTTTATCCGGAGTAAAATTTGATGGCTATGGAGAAATATTTATAAATGGTTTATGTATTCAAAAGGAATTTGGAGAAATACTCTTTACGGACTACGGTATTTCTGGCCCTCCAATACTTCAACTTAGCAGAACTGCAGCTCGTGGCTTATCTAAAAGTAATAAAGTTTCTTTGAAAATTGACATGTTACCAAATATTAGCCATGAAGATCTACCAAAATTTTTAAACAAACATTGGTCATTATTTGAAGGTCGCGACCTTTGTGATTCATTTATTGGCATAATTCACAAGAAACTTATTCCAATAATTTTAAAAGAAGCCAAAATAGAAGATATGCATAAACCTTGCCGCGATTTAGCCCTAATAGAAAAAGAAGCTATTTATGCTTTGCTTAAACATTGGCAATTTGAAGTATCTGGCACTAATTCTTTTTCAAATGCCCAAGTTACTGCAGGAGGTATTAATACAAAAGAAATTAACCCTCGAACTCTAGAATCTAATATTATAAAAAATCTATTTTTTGCAGGTGAAATATTAGACGTTGATGGGGATTGTGGTGGTTTTAACCTTCAATGGGCGTGGAGTTCTGGTGCTGTTGCAGGCAGAAATGCTTCCAAATAG
- a CDS encoding NAD(P)/FAD-dependent oxidoreductase, with protein MKNFYDVIVVGAGPAGIFTALEIANKKPELSVLIVDKGRNIEKRKCPARINGKCVKCNPCGITYGWAGAGAFSDGKLSLSPEVGGRLLEYLSEDESKKLIKYCDDIYIEFGANEKVYGLNSDKVEDVKYEASKHNIRLVECPVRHLGTELAYEVLKSMYHHLIDNTNTDFVELSEVEEIIIEDNKATGVLLKNKDGVFKVNAKYVVAAPGRGGAEWIANEAKKHGIKVTNNAVDIGVRVEVPNSVMDHLTKDLYEAKLVYYSDTFGNKVRTFCMNPGGVVSAEYYDDNTIAVVNGHSYSDQKLRTTNTNFAMLVSTSFTEPFNQPIGYGKYIAQLGNMLTGGGIMVQRLGDLLKGRRTDVNRLSKSTTVPTLKSAVPGDLSFVLPQRHLTSIVEALKAFDKIAPGLYSKNTLLYGVEVKFYSSKFSTNDKFETAINNLYTIGDGAGITRGLMQASATGVIVARDITTKED; from the coding sequence ATGAAAAATTTTTACGATGTAATTGTTGTAGGAGCCGGTCCAGCGGGAATATTCACTGCACTGGAAATTGCTAATAAAAAACCTGAACTTAGTGTACTTATAGTTGATAAAGGAAGAAATATAGAGAAAAGAAAATGTCCAGCGAGGATCAATGGCAAATGTGTTAAATGTAATCCCTGTGGAATAACATATGGATGGGCTGGAGCTGGAGCTTTTTCAGATGGTAAGCTTTCGCTAAGTCCAGAAGTTGGTGGAAGACTTCTAGAATATTTGTCTGAAGATGAATCAAAAAAATTAATAAAATATTGTGATGATATATACATAGAGTTTGGAGCAAATGAAAAGGTCTATGGACTTAATAGTGATAAAGTAGAGGATGTTAAATATGAGGCAAGTAAACACAATATTCGTCTTGTTGAGTGCCCTGTAAGACATTTAGGAACAGAACTTGCGTATGAAGTCCTAAAATCTATGTATCATCATTTAATAGACAATACAAATACAGACTTTGTTGAACTTAGTGAAGTGGAAGAGATAATAATTGAGGACAATAAAGCCACTGGAGTATTATTAAAAAATAAAGACGGTGTTTTTAAGGTTAATGCGAAATACGTTGTAGCTGCTCCCGGTAGAGGTGGGGCTGAGTGGATTGCAAATGAAGCTAAAAAACATGGTATAAAGGTTACTAACAATGCGGTAGATATTGGGGTAAGAGTTGAGGTGCCTAATTCTGTTATGGATCATCTAACAAAGGATTTATATGAAGCAAAATTAGTTTATTATTCTGATACATTTGGTAATAAGGTTAGAACTTTCTGTATGAATCCAGGTGGAGTAGTGTCAGCAGAGTATTATGATGATAATACAATTGCAGTTGTAAATGGTCATAGTTACTCAGATCAAAAACTAAGAACAACCAATACAAACTTTGCAATGCTTGTATCTACTAGTTTTACAGAGCCATTTAATCAGCCTATTGGTTATGGAAAATATATAGCTCAGTTAGGTAACATGTTAACTGGTGGAGGAATAATGGTTCAAAGACTCGGGGATTTACTAAAGGGGAGAAGAACAGATGTTAATAGGTTAAGTAAGTCAACTACAGTGCCTACTTTAAAATCAGCAGTACCGGGTGATTTAAGTTTTGTATTACCACAAAGACATCTAACATCTATTGTAGAAGCATTAAAGGCTTTTGACAAAATAGCGCCAGGGTTATATAGCAAAAACACATTATTATATGGCGTGGAAGTTAAGTTTTATTCTAGTAAGTTTAGTACAAATGATAAATTTGAAACAGCGATTAATAATTTGTATACTATAGGGGATGGGGCAGGAATAACTAGAGGGCTAATGCAAGCATCTGCAACTGGAGTCATAGTAGCAAGAGATATAACTACAAAGGAAGATTAA
- a CDS encoding acyl-[acyl-carrier-protein] thioesterase, with product MSKIPVVTGREYNIHYYEVDIQKRVLITSIMNYLGDMAMYQSETLRVGIDYLKENKMAWVLYKWDITIKSYPLLNETIKVETFAHSFKKFYADRKYDIFDGKGNKIGHADSIWILINTDTRRPIRVTKDLYEVYGIDDSPNILKNIENILSINEVDNEKSFQVRYSDIDTNMHVNNVKYAAWALETIPEDIILNKELKNIKVTYTKETKYGEIIKVSTQVIKEVDKTICRHRIINEEGTELTLLESIWV from the coding sequence ATGAGTAAAATTCCAGTGGTTACTGGCAGAGAGTATAACATTCATTATTATGAAGTAGATATACAAAAAAGAGTTCTGATTACAAGTATAATGAATTATCTAGGAGATATGGCAATGTATCAAAGTGAAACTTTACGAGTTGGAATAGACTACCTTAAAGAGAATAAAATGGCCTGGGTCTTATATAAGTGGGATATAACAATTAAGTCTTACCCACTTCTTAACGAGACTATAAAGGTGGAGACATTTGCACATTCTTTTAAAAAGTTTTATGCAGATAGAAAATATGATATCTTTGATGGTAAAGGAAATAAAATAGGACATGCTGATTCAATTTGGATTTTAATAAACACAGATACAAGAAGACCAATAAGAGTTACAAAAGATTTGTATGAAGTTTATGGTATAGATGATAGTCCCAATATATTAAAAAACATTGAGAATATATTATCAATAAATGAAGTGGATAATGAGAAAAGTTTTCAGGTAAGATACAGTGATATTGATACAAATATGCACGTAAACAATGTTAAATATGCAGCTTGGGCTTTGGAAACAATACCTGAGGACATAATACTAAATAAAGAACTTAAAAACATTAAGGTGACTTACACAAAGGAAACAAAATATGGAGAAATTATAAAAGTAAGCACGCAGGTTATAAAAGAAGTTGATAAAACGATATGTAGACATAGAATCATAAACGAAGAAGGAACTGAACTAACTCTTTTGGAAAGTATTTGGGTATAG
- a CDS encoding ECF transporter S component yields the protein MINNNSIKIRKIKTRELTTIGMLSAVCVVLGLTGYGFIPLPGAKATIMHIPVIIGSIIGGPIVGMTIGLIFGVFSIIQNITAPNILSFAFINPLVSVLPRVLIGLTSYYVYKLSFGKNENLRIGLATVIGSLTNTFGVLTMVYILYAAKFAVSKGIDPSIAAKTIYGIAIINGVPEAIIATIITIPVILAIKKIRKN from the coding sequence ATGATTAATAATAACTCTATTAAAATTAGAAAAATAAAAACACGTGAACTTACAACCATTGGTATGCTATCAGCTGTTTGTGTAGTACTTGGATTAACTGGATATGGTTTTATTCCACTTCCTGGTGCCAAAGCTACTATAATGCATATTCCGGTTATTATAGGTTCAATAATAGGTGGCCCTATAGTTGGAATGACCATTGGTTTAATATTTGGTGTTTTTAGTATTATACAAAACATAACTGCTCCCAATATACTATCTTTTGCTTTTATAAATCCTTTAGTATCTGTATTACCAAGGGTTCTTATTGGTCTTACTTCGTACTATGTTTATAAACTAAGCTTTGGTAAAAATGAAAACCTAAGAATTGGACTTGCTACTGTAATCGGTTCTTTAACTAACACATTTGGGGTTTTAACTATGGTATACATTTTATACGCAGCTAAATTTGCCGTTTCTAAGGGCATAGACCCTTCCATTGCTGCAAAAACCATTTATGGTATTGCTATAATAAATGGTGTTCCAGAAGCCATCATAGCTACTATAATTACCATTCCTGTTATATTGGCCATTAAGAAAATAAGAAAAAATTAA
- a CDS encoding adenylosuccinate synthase has translation MSAFIVLGAQWGDEGKGKMTDYLAEGADVVVRFQGGNNAGHTVVVGDKEYKLHLIPSGILYKNKLNVIGNGVVVDPEALFKEIDYLQDLGENITPERLMISDRSQVIMPYHKELDNLYEIARGKNDIGTTKKGIGPCYTDKFERSGIRVCDLMKKDVLKEKLKTNLTIKNDIITKVLGGKALDFDTIYTQYLEYADRMRPFVKDISVKVYDSIKAGKNVLFEGAQGTLLDIDYGSYPFVTSSNTIAGGVCVGAGIGPTMITSVVGVAKAYTTRVGKGPFPTELEDETGEWIREKGFEFGVTTGRARRCGWLDLVILKSAARVSGITSFAVTKIDTLAGLKKIKICVGYKFEGSIIDYFPASLEDLAMCVPVYEEFDGWDLSIADARSYEELPENAKIYLKRIEEFTSVKVSIVSVGPKRDQTMVLTEI, from the coding sequence ATGTCAGCATTTATTGTTTTAGGGGCCCAGTGGGGTGATGAAGGTAAAGGTAAGATGACAGATTATCTTGCTGAGGGAGCAGACGTTGTAGTCAGGTTCCAAGGCGGAAACAATGCAGGTCATACTGTTGTTGTAGGAGATAAAGAATACAAACTTCACTTAATACCATCAGGAATACTATACAAAAATAAATTGAATGTAATAGGTAATGGTGTTGTTGTAGATCCAGAAGCTTTATTTAAAGAAATTGACTATTTACAAGATTTAGGTGAGAATATAACGCCTGAAAGACTAATGATTAGTGATAGATCACAGGTTATAATGCCTTACCATAAAGAGTTAGACAATTTATATGAGATAGCCAGAGGTAAAAATGATATTGGAACTACCAAAAAAGGTATAGGCCCTTGTTACACTGATAAATTTGAACGAAGTGGAATTAGAGTTTGTGACTTAATGAAAAAAGATGTTCTAAAAGAAAAACTTAAAACTAATTTAACAATTAAGAATGATATAATAACAAAAGTTTTGGGCGGAAAAGCTTTAGATTTTGATACAATATATACACAGTATTTAGAATATGCAGATAGGATGAGGCCTTTTGTCAAAGACATATCAGTTAAAGTTTATGATTCAATAAAAGCTGGAAAAAATGTTTTATTTGAAGGAGCACAAGGTACTTTACTTGATATAGATTATGGTTCATATCCTTTTGTAACTTCATCAAACACTATTGCAGGTGGAGTTTGTGTTGGAGCAGGAATAGGACCTACAATGATTACAAGTGTCGTAGGAGTAGCTAAGGCTTATACTACAAGAGTAGGAAAAGGCCCATTCCCAACAGAACTTGAGGATGAAACAGGAGAATGGATTCGCGAAAAAGGGTTTGAATTTGGTGTAACAACAGGTAGAGCAAGAAGATGTGGGTGGCTTGATCTTGTTATATTAAAGTCGGCAGCAAGAGTTTCCGGAATCACTAGTTTTGCTGTAACCAAAATAGATACTTTAGCGGGACTTAAAAAAATCAAAATTTGCGTAGGATATAAATTTGAGGGTAGTATTATAGATTACTTCCCAGCAAGTCTTGAGGATTTAGCTATGTGCGTGCCAGTATATGAAGAATTTGATGGTTGGGATTTAAGTATAGCAGATGCAAGAAGTTATGAAGAACTTCCTGAAAATGCAAAAATATACTTAAAGAGAATTGAAGAGTTTACTAGTGTCAAAGTTTCAATAGTTTCAGTAGGTCCTAAAAGAGATCAAACAATGGTATTAACTGAAATATAG
- a CDS encoding DUF1858 domain-containing protein: MKITKDMTIGEVVRQKPESVQVLMNFGMGCVGCPSAQAETLEEASMVHGLNLEELMTAINA; this comes from the coding sequence ATGAAAATAACTAAGGATATGACAATAGGCGAAGTTGTAAGACAAAAACCAGAATCAGTTCAAGTATTAATGAACTTTGGAATGGGTTGTGTTGGATGCCCTTCAGCACAAGCTGAAACATTAGAAGAAGCATCAATGGTTCATGGTCTTAATTTAGAAGAATTAATGACTGCAATAAACGCATAA